The window CGATCGCCTCGGCAGGAAAGAGCTGTCCTGACACCCCCACCGCGATCGCCCCGGCTGTGAGTAACTCTGCCGCATGTTGGAGCGTGACCCCCCCTGTAGGAATCAGGGGAATATGTCCTAGGGGGCCCTGTAAGCTGCGAATATAGGCAGCACCGCCCATAGCCTGCACTGGAAAAACTTTGACGGTTGTAGCCCCTGCTTGCCAAGCCGCCATAATTTCATTTGGCGACAGGGCCCCCGGCACCATGGGCACCTGGTGGGCGATCGCCCAGCGCAGTAGGTCTAGATCCGTGTGGGGGGAAAAGAGAAACTGGGCACCCGCTGCGATCGCTTGACTGAAAGCTGTGGGATGCAGCACCGTCCCCGCACCCACACAACAGGTAGGTAGATCCTCCCGCAGACGCTGGATCAGGTCACCAGGGCGATCGCTCGTCCAAGTCACTTCAAGCATCCGCATCCCGCCCGCCGCCACAGCTTGAGCCATGCGATAGCCAATATCCAGGCTAGGAGCCCGAATCACAGCGATCGCTCGACTACATGTCAGTTCCTTGAGCCATGCTTGCTCATCCATGCCCTTGCCCTGCCCTCAGAAGCCTTGTCTATCGCTCATCGAGATGGCTGGGTTTCGGCCACCTTGAAGAGCAAAAAGCTGGAGACATCTTGCCGTCCCCAGCTTTCACGCATCGTCTAAATTGAGCTACTTAATCCATACAAAGCAGTCCAACACATGCCCTAATCACCGCCGTAATGACGTGATCAAGGATAGGTTGGAGATACTGATGGGACGACTGGCGAGTCTACCAGCTTGATTTCACCACGCCAGGCAGTAGGCCTTCGTGGGCCATTTTCCGCAGGGCGTTGCGGCAGAGGCCAAAGTCACGATAGTAACCTCTGGAACGACCTGTTAGCCAACACCGGTTGCGCAGACGGCTAGGCACGCTGTTACGCGGCAACTGCTGAATCTGGCGATGAATGTCCATTTTTTCTTGCTGAGAAGAGGCAGTGCGGAATTGTTCCTTTAGCTCTGCCCGCTTCGCGGCGTACTTATCAATGAGCTTCTGGCGCTTACGCTCCCGCTCAACCATGCTCTTCTTTGCCATAGATATCCAAAACTTATTAAGACACCGTCTCTAATGGTACCTCGATCAAAAGCAAATAATCTACCCTTTTCCCAAAAACTTCCAGGATCATGGGTGCCCTTAGAGCAGGATGACCATGCCTAGGTCGAGGGTAGCGATCGCAATTGGGGTGGCCCCGAAGCACTCACCTTGCTAGGATCTGCCGCAGGGCAAAGGTCAGCTAGATGGCAGCGATCGCAGGCCGGATTCCGGGCCATGCACACGGCGCGACCGTGGTAGATCAGGCGAATAGACCAATTTTCCCAATCCGGTTGGGGGAGCAGCTTAATTAAATCCCGCTCAACTCGGACGGGATCGGTGTGCTGGGTCAGCCCTAGCCGCTTACTCAAACGCTTAACGTGGGTATCCACCGTGACGCCAGCATTGATGCCAAACGCATGGGCTAGCACCACATTGGCGGTTTTCCGAGCCACCCCCGGTAGCTTCAGCAGATCATCCATGAGTTGGGGCACCTGTCCGCCAAAGTCCGTCACAATCATGCGACAGGCCCCTTGGATGTTCTTGGCCTTATTGCGATAAAAGCCTGTGGAGCGCACCAAAGTTTCTAGATCCTCCAGATCAGCCTCCGCCATGGCCCGAGCATCAGGAAACTGCCGAAATAGCTCCGGTGTAACTTTGTTGACCCGTTCGTCCGTACATTGGGCGGAGAGAATCGTCGCCACCAGCAACTGAACCGGCGTTTCATAGCTGAGGGAGCAGGTGGCATCGGGATACAGACGCTTGAGGCGAATGAGGATTTCGATCGCCCGCTGTTGTTTGATAGACAGTTTGCGCGGCATGGCACAGCCTATTGCAGTAGATTTTGAAACACCTCAAGCTGGGTTGTGTCGCGCACGATCAGGATAACGCCCAACCCCAGCAGCAGCACCAACCCCGTCTGCATCACATTTTCCTGCACTTGAGACGGCAGGGGCTTGCCTCGCAGTCCTTCAATCAGCAAAAAGGTGAGCTGACCGCCATCGAGGGCCGGGAGCGGCAGAATGTTGATAATTGCTAGGTTGATGCTGATAGCAGCGGTAAACGGAATCAAGCTCAGCAGGTTATTTTCGGCAAAGCGAGCTCCTTGCTCGACAATTTTGACCGGGCCACCCACCTGGTCGGCAATTTGGGAAAAGTTGGTGATCAGCATCCAAAAACCACCAGCAATGCCCAAGAACATATCTTGAAAACTCCGGGCTGCCAGGGTGAGAACTTCACCAATGCCCGTGGGACGACGATAGGTCGAGTCTCCATTGGGAATCAGCTTCACCCCGATGACCGCCACACCCTGATCGTTCACCTCGGGGGTCACCGTTAGATTGAGCTGGCGATCGCCCCGTTGCACAAGCAAATCTACGGGCTGGTTGGGACTTGAGCGAATAGCTTCAGTAAACAAATCGATCACTGGCGCATCGGCACCCAGGGTCGTATCGTTGACTTCCAACACCAAGTCTCCAGGACGAATGCCGGCCTGGGCCGCCGGTGTTTCGAGGGACATCACCTCGGGGATCAAGATGCCTGGCTTGGTGTTAAACGTATCGGGAATACCTACGCCAGCAAACTGTCCCACAAATAATAGATAGGCAAATAAAAGATTGGCGATTACACCGGCGCTGATCACGATCGCCCGGTCGAGAATGGGACGATTGCTCAGCAGATCGGGATCATCATCGGGGATGTTGCTATCTGGATCATCGTCTGGGAAACCGACAAATCCCCCTAGGGGGATGGCCCGAATAGCATATTCTGTCTGCGATCCTTGGTATTTCCATAAAATGGGGCCAAACCCGATGGAAAAGCGATTGACATGAATACCTTGGAGGCGGGCAGCCAGAAAATGCCCCAGTTCATGAACCACAATCAAAATGGCTAGGGCGGCGATCGCTGGCAGCGCAAATAATCCAGACATATAAGACTTCGCTATGCGTGAAGGGTCGAGAGTCGATGGGCAAGCCGATGGGCAAGTTGATAACAACCATGGATCAGTAGCAGCTCTATGGAATGCTGGGCAATCTTCCCTGACCATGATCCCATAAGGTTTAATCATAACAAACCACCCAGGGGATCCTCTGGGTGGTTTGCTGATCCTCCCGAGATTCCCTGTAGGAATGCTTGACGAGCAGCAGCCCTCTCAAGCTAGGGCGCGTTTTAGACCTCATCCAAACCCTGATGCTCTCCTATAAAAGAACAAGGGGTTTAGCAGGTTTTAAACCAGAGCCTAGGAACGACGGTGGACTAGAGCGATCGCCCGATCCAGGCTATTGACCACATAGCTATCGGCGGGATATTGGTCAATGTGCCGAAAAATGGCGGTAGGAGCCGCAACACGACAGGTGAAAAATTCCACCGCGGCTCGCCCATCGGGAAAAATCCGGGCCCGAGGAGAAAATTCTTGGGGCGGTTCCGTTCGCCATTCCGGCACGATGGTATTGGGAATGCCATCAATCAGGCGATGGTGTGTCCAGCGGCAGTGCTTCCCGGCAGAGCCAAACTCCAGCATCTCCCGCCGCAGAATAGACGCCACCATGAACGAGACCACGGAGCGATCGCCCTCAATGGATTCCATCACATCCTTCAAGGCCTGCTTAGGCTGGGGGGGATGGGTTAGATCTAAATCATCCGACAGGGCCTTTTCCAGTTCCGCCGTCACGCTGAGCACCTCGGGTACAGCCCAAACTACGCCCTTACCGTTTTTCTCGCTGCGGTAGATGTAGCCCACAAGGCGCAATCCTTCTTTCATGGTGAGCCCTGGCAGGCGGATCAGGGCATCAGCCGGATTCACGGCACTCACCAACCATCGCCCACTGGCCGATGCATTGGATTCTAGGATGTCGGAAGGCCCCCCAAACTTAAATAAGTCTCCTAGGGCATCTAACGATTCAGGTTCAGGTACTTCTTGATCGTCTTCGAAGGTTTTGGTGGATGGCGGCTGTTGCTCTGACTCTGGCAAAACAAGGGCACTTTGTATGTACTGCCGCACCTTTTGAATCGTAGTAAGCGGAAACTTTTGAATGGACATGGCAGGAGTAACGTCAATTCACCTGAAGCTCACAGTGTGCCCCGGCGCTAAACCATGATATTGGCTGGCGTGAGCATCTGGAGAAATTATGTCCGAACGTATCATCATTGGATGCGGTAAGACCCTCGTTAGAAACAACCGGCTGAGCCAGCCTTCCTAGACGATCCGTCCACCCCTCCTACAACAATGTCCAAGCT is drawn from Candidatus Obscuribacterales bacterium and contains these coding sequences:
- a CDS encoding bifunctional 4-hydroxy-2-oxoglutarate aldolase/2-dehydro-3-deoxy-phosphogluconate aldolase → MDEQAWLKELTCSRAIAVIRAPSLDIGYRMAQAVAAGGMRMLEVTWTSDRPGDLIQRLREDLPTCCVGAGTVLHPTAFSQAIAAGAQFLFSPHTDLDLLRWAIAHQVPMVPGALSPNEIMAAWQAGATTVKVFPVQAMGGAAYIRSLQGPLGHIPLIPTGGVTLQHAAELLTAGAIAVGVSGQLFPAEAI
- the rpsN gene encoding 30S ribosomal protein S14 codes for the protein MAKKSMVERERKRQKLIDKYAAKRAELKEQFRTASSQQEKMDIHRQIQQLPRNSVPSRLRNRCWLTGRSRGYYRDFGLCRNALRKMAHEGLLPGVVKSSW
- the nth gene encoding endonuclease III, which codes for MPRKLSIKQQRAIEILIRLKRLYPDATCSLSYETPVQLLVATILSAQCTDERVNKVTPELFRQFPDARAMAEADLEDLETLVRSTGFYRNKAKNIQGACRMIVTDFGGQVPQLMDDLLKLPGVARKTANVVLAHAFGINAGVTVDTHVKRLSKRLGLTQHTDPVRVERDLIKLLPQPDWENWSIRLIYHGRAVCMARNPACDRCHLADLCPAADPSKVSASGPPQLRSLPST
- the rseP gene encoding RIP metalloprotease RseP — protein: MSGLFALPAIAALAILIVVHELGHFLAARLQGIHVNRFSIGFGPILWKYQGSQTEYAIRAIPLGGFVGFPDDDPDSNIPDDDPDLLSNRPILDRAIVISAGVIANLLFAYLLFVGQFAGVGIPDTFNTKPGILIPEVMSLETPAAQAGIRPGDLVLEVNDTTLGADAPVIDLFTEAIRSSPNQPVDLLVQRGDRQLNLTVTPEVNDQGVAVIGVKLIPNGDSTYRRPTGIGEVLTLAARSFQDMFLGIAGGFWMLITNFSQIADQVGGPVKIVEQGARFAENNLLSLIPFTAAISINLAIINILPLPALDGGQLTFLLIEGLRGKPLPSQVQENVMQTGLVLLLGLGVILIVRDTTQLEVFQNLLQ